The genomic interval CGGTAGCTCAACCGCTCGACGGTGCGACCACGGCCGTCCGCCACCTCGGTCGTCGGGGTGCCACCCTCGGGCGGGATGGTGGTGATCCGGTCGCCGCCGTAGATCGACCGGGTCTGCCACTTCGTCTGGCCCTTCGACCTCGACACGATCAGCGTCTTGCGGCCCACCCCGTCGTAGCTGATCAGATCCTGGTTCGGGATCTGCTGGTCCTTGCCGACCATGTTCAGCATGGTGGTGTTCGGCGTGCTGGCGCTGTCGTGGTACTCGTTGTTCGCCATCCGCAGCCAGCCACGCGAGTCGTAGAACGAGTCGGTGACCAGCCGACCCCCGACCGGGGTCGAGGTCTGCTTCTGCCTCGGCCGGGCCATCGCGTCGAAGAACTCCACCTCGACCCGGTAGGACCCGTCGTCGTTCAGCGCCGAGGTGGTGACGGTCGACGGAACCGAGTTCGAGACCGCGTACGCGTACTTCTCGTTCGCGCCCTCGCTGAGGCTGCGACCGGGCAGCCACACCCCGACCAGCCGGCCCAGCGCGTCGTACCGCTGGGTCGTCTTCCGCTCGTTCTCGTCGACCTCCTCGACCTCCAGGCCACGGGTCGGTTCGAGGGTGGTCCGGGTGACGTGCCCCATCGGCCTGGTGGCCTTCACCCCCGTGGTCAGGCCGTTGGTCATCGTGTACTCGGTGATGGTCTTGTTGCCGTTCGCGTCGAACGACTCCACCGACCGGCCGTAGTCGTCGTTCTTCGTCCGGGCGGCGACGACGTAGCCGCCCTCGGTGTAGTGCTGGACGACGTTGACGGTTCCGACGGTCGGCGCCGGCTGCGGCCAGGTGGTGGCGTAGGTCGGGGTGTCGAAGAACGCCCGGGTGCTGGAGATGACGTCCGCCGGACGGCTCACCGAGGCGGGCGCGGTCTGCCCGTTGATCCCGGACCCGCCGCAGGGCAGCGCGAACGTCTCGGTCTGGGCGACCTTGTCGACGATGTGCGCCGTCGTGTTCGTCGGCGCGTAGGTGGTCACCGCGCAGGTGGCCTGGCTCGGCTGGCTGATGTCCCCGTGGTCGTACGTCACGGTCGGCAGGCCGGTCGAGGTGTGGTAGGTGGTGTCGACCCGGGTGGTCCGCCAGGTGGTGGGGCTGGTCGAGGTGATCGCCGTGGTGGTCCTCGTCGACGCGGTACGCACCATCTGCGCGGTCAGGTCGCCGACCGACCGCTTCCGGGTCGCGGTCGCCGGGCTGACCCAGTGGTCGGTGACCGTGCTGTCGTGCACCGCGCCACCGTCACCGTCGTACCGGACGACCTGCCGGACCGAACCGGCCAGGTGCCTGTTGTCCGGCACCTCGACCGCCGCTCCCGGCACGGTCACCGCGGTGGAGAGCTTCACCTTCGCACTGCGGCGGCCGTTGTTCGGCAGCCGGTCGCCGTCCATGCCCCGGTAGTAGATCTCCTCGGTCAGCGTCTTCTGGTCGACGCCGGCACCGGTCCGGGTCTGCACCCGGCCGAAGCCCCGCCACTGCCCGTAGCTGCGGTGCTTGTCCTTGACCACCTCGCTGTCGTCGTACGCCCACGCGCCGCCGTCGAGGTAGTCGTACCTCGTGTACACGGGTGTGCCGCCGCCGGTGGTGTCCTGGTCGGTGACCTCGGCGACCACGTACTTGTGGAACCAGTCGCGGGTCGGGTTCTCCTCGCCCTCCTTGGTCCAGTAGACCGGGTAGCAGAGCTTGGTGTTGCTCTCCGGCGCCAGGGTGACCGGTGCGGCGCACTCGGTGCGGTAGCCGATCCCGACCACCTCGCCGGTCTCGGTGGTGATGGTCGAGATGCGGTTGTGGTTCATCGCCGGGGCGCCGTCGAGTCCGTCGGCCCGGTTCGGCAGCTTGGTCGGCTCGAAGGTGACCGGGGGCAGGGCGACCGCGCTCGCGCCGGTGCCGCCGGTGTGCTGGATCGACGAGAGCCAGAGAGCCGGGGTGGTGCCGTCGCCCGGCGCCGGGAAGGTGTGGGTCAGCGTGTGGCTGTCCACTGTGGTGTAGCCGGTGCCGTTGTTGACCTGGGTGACGATGCCGGTGAGGCGCAGCCGGGTCCAGAAGGTGACGGAGTGCATGTAGCAGTCACCGGTGGGCTTGCAGTTCAGGTCGTACGGGGTGTCCGGCCACTTGCTCTTGTTCTTGTCGATGTTGGCCGGGGCGCAGACCGTCGCCGACTCCACGCACCGCTCGGAGTAGCTGAAGTCGACCCGGGCCGGGGCACGGCCGGTGTACGGGTTCGGGTCACGCAGCCCGTAGTCGATGTGGTCGAGGTATCCGCCCCGGATGTACTTGACCGGCGTGAAGCCCTTGTTCGGCCCGTAGTAGCCGGTCTCGGTGCCGTAGTAGTACGCGATCGCGTTCCTGTCCGGGTCGACGACGTAGTCGAGGTTCCACTTCCAGGCCATCTCGCAGTGCGAGTTGGCGAAGCCGGTCGACTTGTAGCACGGGTCGCCGGAGCGCGGGTGGTAGACCCGCTGCGTCCAGGTCGAGTTCGTGACGGGGTTGTTGCCGCTGTGCCCGGGGAGCTTGTTCTTCCCGAAGAAGTACTGGGTACCGTCCTGGGTGGTGATCTTCCAGTGCTCGCCGCCGTGGCTGCCGTTGTCGGCACCGGGCAGCAGCTCGACCCGGGCGCCGTTGTCGCTGGAGAGCCGCCACTTGGTCGGCACCGTCGCGTCGTAGACCAGGTCGCCGGAGCCGGCGCCGAAGGAGACGCTGACGATCGGGCCGGCCCAGCACGAGTCGTTGGTCTTCGGCGCCGCCGAGTCCTCGGAACATGTCCGGTAGGTCCGTTCCACCGCCCCCGGTGAATAGTCCCACCCGTCGCCGATCGCCGAGGACTGGTTGTTGGTGGAGACCTGCTGCCCGTCGACCGACTGGGACGAGTAGCCCAGCTCCACCGACGGCGCCAGGTCACCCGGCACCGGCGGCAGGTCGACCGGATAGCTGTAGCCGAAGTCGCCCGAGCTGCCGCCGGCCGTCCACGAGCCGGACGGCTTGAGCGGGGTAGCGCCGTAGTCGCCGGTGTCCCCGGCCGCTCCGGCCGCCACCGCGAAGACGGCGGTCGAGGCGGTCGGCGAGGTCCGGTCGGCACGCTGACCGGCCGGCAGCGCCAGCACCGCGCTGAGCTGGCCGTCCTCCCAGTGGGTGGACAGCGGGGTGCGCACCCGGCAGGCCGGCTCGGCCGGGGTGCTCGCCGCACACGCCGGCAACGAGACCAGGCGCAGCCGGCGGGCCCAGTCACCGCCGTACGCCCCGGCGATGCTCGACGGATCGACCCAGACCCGCACCTGGCCGGGCTTGCCGGCGCTCCCGCTGGGAGTGGCCTGGAGCAGCAGGCCGTCGATGCCGGCGCGCTGGGCGGTCGCCCGGTCCGCCAGGGTCAGCCGCAGCGCCGACGGGCCGTCCGGGGTCGCCCTCGCCACGCGTACCGGCAAGGTGCCGGCGGCCACCGCGGCGTCCGGGCCGGCGGATCGGCCGGCGGTCCCGGGGGCGTCATCCAGCTCGACCGTCGCGGTGCCACCTGCCGGCCAACCGACCTGTGGCGGCACCCAGCGCTCGCCGAAGTTCGGCGTCCGCTTCGGCGCCGGTGGCATCGGGGTGCCCCGGACGCTGGACCAACGCTGTTCGGCCGGCGGGGCGGCCGCGGCGGGGCCCGGGGGCAGTACCGCCAGGCCCAGCGTGGTCAGCAGCACCAGGCCGACGCCGGAGCCGACGTACCGCCGCTGCGATCCGTGCGGACGTCTGGCGGCCGGAAACCCGCTGCGTCCGGCTCTGCTGTGTCGATAGTGGACGGTTGACAAGAATCGATCGACTGGGCGCTGGACTGCTTTCGTCATCCTGACGACCCCCGTGGTCTGCGATGCGGTGGCCGGACTCTACCGCTCACAAATCCAAATACGTAACTCTCGACTTTTCCGCGACGGAGTCATATTGTGCGGCCCGCAGGGTCCACATCGTCCTGTCACATTTGTTGCCCTATTCGGACAGACGGCCGTAATCGATTTATGTCGGCACGCAACGGGGGATCGAATGGCTCACCATGCCTTCAAACGACGACTTCTTCGACCAGGAACCGTAGCGGCGCTGGCTCTGCTGCTGGCCGCCTCCGGGACGGTGGCGCTCGTACCGGCCGCCGCGCGGGCGGAGCCCGCACCGGCCCGCCCGGCGAACCGGATCGACCGGCTCGGCGACTCGGACCGCGCCGCCGCCGAGGCGAGACTGACCGGCCGGTCGGTCGAGGTCAGCTCGGCGACCACGGCCAGCTCCCGGACCGTCGCCAACCCGGACGGCACGTTCACCATGGACGTGAGCCCGCGACCCACCCGGGTCAAGCGGGACGGTGGCTGGGTGGCGCTCGACCCGACCCTGCGCCGCAACCCGGACGGCAGCTACAGCCCGGCCGCCGCCCCGTACGACCTGGTGCTCTCCGGCGGCGGCACCGACCCGTTCGCGCTGGTCAGCAATGGTGACAGCAAGCTGGGCCTACGGTTCCCGTCCCGGCTGCCGGCGCCGACGGTCTCCGGCGCGACCGCGACCTACCCGGCCGTGCTGCCCGGGGTCGACCTGGTGGTCACCGCCAACGAGCAGGGCGGCTTCGCGCACGCGCTGGTGATCAAGAACGCGGCGGCCGCCGCCGACCCGGCGGTACGGAACCTCACCCTCCCGCTCGTCACCCGCAACGCCACGGTCCGCACCATGCCGGACGGCGGCCTGGCCGCCGAGGACCAGTACGGCCGGACCGTGTTCAGCGCCCCGACCCCGGAGATCTGGGACTCCAGCCTCCCGACCGGCGAACAGGCGGCCGCGACCGGCAGCCCGCAGCGCTCCACCCCCACCGAGGCCAGCCCGGCGGCGAAACGCGCCACGGTCACCACCCGGGTCACCGGTGACGCGCTCACGCTCTCGCCGGACCCGGCCCTGCTCGGCGATCCGGACGTGCGCTACCCGCTCTATCTCGATCCGGCGTGGAACGCGAACTCGACCGCACCGGCCCGCAACGCCTGGACGTACGTCGACAGTGCCCGCAAGGACAACTCGTACTGGAACAACTCGGGGCGGGCCCGGTCCGGTTACAACGGCTGGGAGTCGCCGTACTACGTCGGCCGGTCGTACTTCCAGTTCCCGATGTCGAGCGCGCTCTGGGGCGCCAACATCATCAGCGCGACGCTACAGACCAAGTCGGTCTGGTCGGCCAACAACAGCAACGACTTCACCTTCAAGATCTTCCGGGTGGGTGTGATCAACAGCTCGACCACCTGGAACAAGCAACCCACCCGGTACGAGCAGATCGACTCCCAGAAGCTCGCCGGCAACTGGCGCAGCGACGGCAGCGAGAACCCGAAGCAGCACGACTTCAACGTGCTCGCGCTGATCCGCAGCGCCGCCGCCGGCAAGTGGCCCACCGCCACCCTCGGCCTGATCAACAACCACGAGGGCGACAAGTACGCCTGGCGCAAGTTCCAGAACAACCCGACCATCGCCATCACGTTCAACTCGATCCCGCGCACCCCGGACCGGTACGCCACCAGCCCCTCGGTGCCGTGCAACAGCAACCCGGTCGGGCAGATCGGCAACACCTCGGTGACCTTCTCGGCCAACCTCTCCGACCCGGACGGCACCCAGACGCAGCTCGAGGGCCAGTTCAGCGTCGTCAACGAGACCACCGGCGCCACGGTCGCGTCACCCAAGGTCACGGTCAGCAACAACAAGGTCGCCTCGGTCACCCTGCCCGCCAGCCAGTTCAGCAACGGGCAGCGGTACGCCTGGAACGTCCGGGCGTACGACGGCAAGGACACCAGCCCGGCGACGCCGACCTGCCGGTTCGTCTTCAACAGCGCGCAGCCGGCGCCGCCGACGGTGACCTCCACGACGTACCCGGACGGGACCACCGGAGCACCGGTCGGCACCCCCGGCACCTTCACCCTGACCCCGCCCGCCGGCAGCGACGCGCCGATCAGCTACGTCTACAGCCTGAACACCCCACCGCCGGCGACCGTGCCACAGTCCTACGGCCCGTTCCGGGGCGGCACCCTGCTGCCGGCCCAACCGGCGAACGCACCCACCAGCGTCACCATCACCCCCCGCCGGTTCGGCCCGAACATCCTGTACGTCTACGCCATCAACGGCGCGGGCAACCCCGGCCCGGTCAGCAGCTACCGGTTCAGCACCGACGCACCGAGCACGCCCGCCCCGCCGGGTGACTTCACCGGGGACG from Plantactinospora sp. BC1 carries:
- a CDS encoding RHS repeat-associated core domain-containing protein, with product MLLTTLGLAVLPPGPAAAAPPAEQRWSSVRGTPMPPAPKRTPNFGERWVPPQVGWPAGGTATVELDDAPGTAGRSAGPDAAVAAGTLPVRVARATPDGPSALRLTLADRATAQRAGIDGLLLQATPSGSAGKPGQVRVWVDPSSIAGAYGGDWARRLRLVSLPACAASTPAEPACRVRTPLSTHWEDGQLSAVLALPAGQRADRTSPTASTAVFAVAAGAAGDTGDYGATPLKPSGSWTAGGSSGDFGYSYPVDLPPVPGDLAPSVELGYSSQSVDGQQVSTNNQSSAIGDGWDYSPGAVERTYRTCSEDSAAPKTNDSCWAGPIVSVSFGAGSGDLVYDATVPTKWRLSSDNGARVELLPGADNGSHGGEHWKITTQDGTQYFFGKNKLPGHSGNNPVTNSTWTQRVYHPRSGDPCYKSTGFANSHCEMAWKWNLDYVVDPDRNAIAYYYGTETGYYGPNKGFTPVKYIRGGYLDHIDYGLRDPNPYTGRAPARVDFSYSERCVESATVCAPANIDKNKSKWPDTPYDLNCKPTGDCYMHSVTFWTRLRLTGIVTQVNNGTGYTTVDSHTLTHTFPAPGDGTTPALWLSSIQHTGGTGASAVALPPVTFEPTKLPNRADGLDGAPAMNHNRISTITTETGEVVGIGYRTECAAPVTLAPESNTKLCYPVYWTKEGEENPTRDWFHKYVVAEVTDQDTTGGGTPVYTRYDYLDGGAWAYDDSEVVKDKHRSYGQWRGFGRVQTRTGAGVDQKTLTEEIYYRGMDGDRLPNNGRRSAKVKLSTAVTVPGAAVEVPDNRHLAGSVRQVVRYDGDGGAVHDSTVTDHWVSPATATRKRSVGDLTAQMVRTASTRTTTAITSTSPTTWRTTRVDTTYHTSTGLPTVTYDHGDISQPSQATCAVTTYAPTNTTAHIVDKVAQTETFALPCGGSGINGQTAPASVSRPADVISSTRAFFDTPTYATTWPQPAPTVGTVNVVQHYTEGGYVVAARTKNDDYGRSVESFDANGNKTITEYTMTNGLTTGVKATRPMGHVTRTTLEPTRGLEVEEVDENERKTTQRYDALGRLVGVWLPGRSLSEGANEKYAYAVSNSVPSTVTTSALNDDGSYRVEVEFFDAMARPRQKQTSTPVGGRLVTDSFYDSRGWLRMANNEYHDSASTPNTTMLNMVGKDQQIPNQDLISYDGVGRKTLIVSRSKGQTKWQTRSIYGGDRITTIPPEGGTPTTEVADGRGRTVERLSYRAVPTVSGSVVSGGNPVRISYRYDRRGNQDRVTDDDGNSWTTTFDLRGRAVRKTDPDSGTSELGYDANGNVTSAKNPLGRTVTTTYDALDRQTGEYDGTSATAPPIATWTYDSTTITNGIGEVASSTSYDNGKAYVTAPTGYNVWGEEVGVNVTIPADPANGTLAGTYSFGREYSPTNGLLKKSIFPTGGGLPAETVNHTYTALDLPSGVGSSLGNYVDSTRYNAFGQVSQSKFGFGTTNTAWTTYVYDEHSKRLVNTYVDRNGTGNSRMNDVVYKHNAAGKVTRVTDARNSGAQQETQCFRYDLLGRLSTAWTATDACAVDLSGGGSNATVGGINPYWTSWTYNDVGDRTGQVQHGLAGGGGDTTTTYSYPAAGGSQPHAVRSEQTTGPAGTTTRTFQYDVLGNTIGRTTPERGTQTLDWSIDGRLAQVRTGSTVDASYVYDADGELLIQRNLKEKNAVLYLPGQELTLNTANGTVSGRRYYSGADGTTCVRSGTTAGAYSYLINDRLGTATLTLDNNGTNPRWRAFTPYGAPRGTAPTSWPNSRGFLGKPTDSTTGLTVLGARHYDPAAGRFVSVDPLLNTEDPNQIGGYTYAGDDPVNRSDPGGTNAYDSQTPCAKYNCGPKNIDRSPTATKNATNNAANGWKAPPRPPKRSGGGGGDDKGSPPKKKKCNLLCKAKGGWDASVRWAKKHPDLVGVIAGVAVGLTCTAVTLGTATLACGAAAGAVGSGLSSYLKGDSLGKVLLNTGVGAIMGAVGAGATSLVGGIVKAGVAKTAGKLGASRVVSGSWEKAGRGKVLPSGRAMLKEVKQQFTPSELKRAVTMRRDLNKLSAKLAPTRKSPGFTRNVLSSDPNSMVVGGVVGGYLPGNADDFGKLGEFNPWNGLNGFLGNARG
- a CDS encoding ricin-type beta-trefoil lectin domain protein — translated: MAHHAFKRRLLRPGTVAALALLLAASGTVALVPAAARAEPAPARPANRIDRLGDSDRAAAEARLTGRSVEVSSATTASSRTVANPDGTFTMDVSPRPTRVKRDGGWVALDPTLRRNPDGSYSPAAAPYDLVLSGGGTDPFALVSNGDSKLGLRFPSRLPAPTVSGATATYPAVLPGVDLVVTANEQGGFAHALVIKNAAAAADPAVRNLTLPLVTRNATVRTMPDGGLAAEDQYGRTVFSAPTPEIWDSSLPTGEQAAATGSPQRSTPTEASPAAKRATVTTRVTGDALTLSPDPALLGDPDVRYPLYLDPAWNANSTAPARNAWTYVDSARKDNSYWNNSGRARSGYNGWESPYYVGRSYFQFPMSSALWGANIISATLQTKSVWSANNSNDFTFKIFRVGVINSSTTWNKQPTRYEQIDSQKLAGNWRSDGSENPKQHDFNVLALIRSAAAGKWPTATLGLINNHEGDKYAWRKFQNNPTIAITFNSIPRTPDRYATSPSVPCNSNPVGQIGNTSVTFSANLSDPDGTQTQLEGQFSVVNETTGATVASPKVTVSNNKVASVTLPASQFSNGQRYAWNVRAYDGKDTSPATPTCRFVFNSAQPAPPTVTSTTYPDGTTGAPVGTPGTFTLTPPAGSDAPISYVYSLNTPPPATVPQSYGPFRGGTLLPAQPANAPTSVTITPRRFGPNILYVYAINGAGNPGPVSSYRFSTDAPSTPAPPGDFTGDGRPDHIAIGTVYRPGAWLYAATDGTGKLAAAVQVGLDGPGGAGSTGALTDWTGAKASPLDLNGDGAQDLLVRLPRSDADGNVHVLPGNGDGSSFDPVDRIRIQLPRIDGEAGNQTVDQIVASPWPSITGSPLPDLYVIVGDVLYLYPPGFPPGAYDAPILLSTGWTGRTITAAAAGADPALFARTNGTGRLELLTGNTATGTPAGVTGGPVTVYATSGFDSASTPAIDGTDVNRDGRPDLWTNRGNSSIDGRLNTGSNTLAAAVANPTGGKGLLRSAVAGSFCLDNKNGGTADRNIIWAYACNAGPPAQIWQVVDDGSIRIAGKCLDVTGNGTANKTLVQLYTCAGTSGQRWQPGANGSLVNPSSGRCLDAPTPVGNGAQMYIHDCHGGQNQDWRLDESGVGLIRSAFAGKCLDNDRGVLANTNKVQIYDCNSGSSQIWAILGDGRVRIGGTYCLDVASYATANNSPVHLYACQAGAATNQEWRIGPNFSLVNPVSGRCLDVPGSNTTNGTALQIHDCNGSNAQRWMPS